The following are from one region of the Gossypium hirsutum isolate 1008001.06 chromosome D03, Gossypium_hirsutum_v2.1, whole genome shotgun sequence genome:
- the LOC107909328 gene encoding cytochrome P450 83B1 — MAIVVFLVFLLPLSLFLFILLKHGNSSRLPPSPPSLPLTGHLHMQLFDNSAPHIFLSKLSHKYGSLVYLRFGFKPILVVSSAKMAKVVMKTHDLDFCSRPHRRCSHKLSYNSSDLAFSPYNDYWREMRKICAIHLFSRVQRNRPIREDEVARLIEKISKLSVDSKPVHLSEAITCLSSTIICRIAFGKRYDEEGAERSRFHELLDESQAILSSFSFSDFFPYMGWLDRFTGLHSRLEKTFKELDTFYQQLIDEHLDPNRLKPQQEDIVDVLLQTWKDHDFSFDLTIDQIKAILMNLFIAGTDTAAATIIWVMDFLMKNPKCLKETQAEVRSLIGKRGFVNEDDTRDLTYLKAVIKETFRLQPIVPLLVPRETLRKCNIGGYDIPAKTLVYVNAWEIGKDPETWENPEEFYPERFIGSPIDYKGQHFELIPFGAGRRVCPGMHMGVAVVELALANLLYKFDWEMPIAMTKEDIDFDVKPGITARKKYPLILVARKIYD; from the exons ATGGCAATAGTAGTGTTTCTGGTCTTTCTTCTACCACTCTCCTTGTTCCTGTTCATTCTCCTAAAACATGGCAATTCTAGTCGTCTTCCCCCTAGCCCTCCTTCTCTTCCTTTGACTGGTCACTTACATATGCAGTTGTTTGATAACTCAGCCCCTCATATTTTTCTTAGTAAACTCTCTCATAAGTATGGTTCTCTCGTGTACTTGCGATTTGGGTTTAAGCCAATCCTTGTAGTTTCTTCAGCGAAGATGGCTAAAGTTGTTATGAAAACCCATGACCTTGACTTTTGCAGTAGACCTCATCGACGTTGTAGTCATAAATTATCTTACAATTCCTCGGATTTGGCTTTTTCACCGTATAATGACTACTGGAGGGAGATGAGGAAAATATGTGCTATACATCTCTTTAGTAGAGTGCAACGGAATCGTCCCATCCGAGAAGATGAAGTTGCTCGCTTGATTGAAAAAATATCCAAATTATCTGTTGATTCTAAACCTGTCCACTTGAGTGAAGCAATAACGTGCCTTTCCAGTACAATAATTTGTAGAATAGCCTTCGGCAAGAGGTATGACGAAGAAGGAGCAGAAAGAAGCAGATTCCATGAGCTGCTTGATGAAAGTCAAGCCATATTATCAAGCTTCAGTTTTTCTGACTTCTTTCCTTACATGGGTTGGCTCGATAGATTCACTGGATTGCATAGTCGTCTTGAAAAAACTTTCAAAGAACTTGATACTTTTTATCAGCAACTCATTGATGAACATCTTGATCCAAATAGGCTAAAACCGCAACAAGAGGACATAGTCGACGTGTTACTACAAACATGGAAGGATCACGACTTTTCATTTGATCTGACTATCGATCAGATAAAAGCTATTCTTATG AACTTGTTTATAGCTGGAACAGACACAGCCGCAGCCACTATAATATGGGTCATGGACTTTCTAATGAAAAATCCGAAGTGTTTGAAGGAAACTCAAGCAGAAGTGAGGAGTTTGATCGGGAAAAGAGGTTTTGTAAATGAAGATGATACCCGAGATTTGACTTACTTAAAAGCTGTGATAAAAGAAACATTTAGATTGCAACCAATTGTTCCATTGTTAGTGCCACGAGAAACACTCCGAAAGTGCAACATAGGTGGGTACGATATACCTGCCAAAACCTTGGTTTATGTGAACGCGTGGGAAATAGGAAAAGACCCTGAAACTTGGGAAAATCCAGAAGAGTTTTATCCTGAAAGGTTCATTGGTAGTCCCATTGACTACAAAGGGCAACACTTTGAGCTCATACCATTTGGTGCTGGTAGAAGGGTTTGTCCTGGAATGCATATGGGAGTTGCAGTAGTGGAACTTGCCCTTGCTAATCTTCTATACAAGTTCGATTGGGAAATGCCGATTGCGATGACAAAAGAAGACATAGACTTCGATGTTAAACCTGGTATCACTGCACGCAAAAAATATCCTCTTATCCTTGTGGCTAGGAAGATTTATGATTAA